From the genome of Neodiprion pinetum isolate iyNeoPine1 chromosome 3, iyNeoPine1.2, whole genome shotgun sequence, one region includes:
- the LOC124215727 gene encoding fatty-acid amide hydrolase 2 codes for MCKAQDNKANNPHQKQQLSLGKALKQLALELLWIFITQIHSLFDLVVDFCFKLYYQNKIRKVGPIKNKLLLESAVDLAEKIRNKKVTAEEVVQSFIERCKEVQEILNVIVEDRYEQAIAEAKEVDKLINKHPDPASFEITKPFLGIPFTTKESNEAKGFLHTMGSMFRRDYRSPEDATVIGYLKSAGGIIIAKTNIPELNMWTESRNNLYGQTNNPYDTTRTVGGSSGGEGAIIASCGAPISIASDIGGSIRMPAFFNGVFGHKPSEGLTPMKGVGLRENEYDISMVEAGPICKKAVDLDPLLRVLIGDNISKLKLDQPVDLKTLQIFYQEESGDIRCSKVSGSLRKAMKNAVDHFKGITGAATKVKLPGTEYSYRLWRYWMTKEVGEFNQNITNKQYRTTAKAELVNLLTFRSQLTLAAIIKLIDNDYLPKEKGEWAEKTTENLKVELLNKLGDNGVLFYPSSPLTAGYHYSAYFKPFNFGYWCIFNVLKFPACQVPLGLDKNGLPVGIQVVAAPYQDHLCLAVARELESAFGGWVNPS; via the exons ATGTGCAAAGCACAGGATAATAAGGCAA ATAATCCGCACCAAAAACAGCAGCTCAGTCTAGGAAAAGCATTGAAACAACTAGCGCTCGAACTCCTCTGGATTTTTATCACACAAATTCACAGTTTGTTTGACTTGGTAGTAGATTTCTGCTTCAAATTGTACTATCAAAACAAGATACGCAAAGTAGGGcctattaaaaacaaattattactTGAGAGTGCGGTAGATTTGGCAGAGAAAATAAG AAACAAGAAAGTCACTGCTGAGGAAGTCGTGCAATCCTTTATCGAAAGATGCAAAGAGGTACAGGAAATCCTCAACGTCATTGTCGAGGATCGTTACGAACAGGCGATCGCAGAGGCCAAAGAAGTTGATAAATTGATAAACAAGCATCCAGACCCTGCGTCTTTCGAGATAACAAAACCCTTCCTCGGAATTCCATTTACCACCAAGGAGAGCAATGAGGCAAAAG GATTTCTTCACACAATGGGCTCAATGTTTCGTCGCGATTATCGCTCCCCCGAAGATGCGACTGTGATTGGCTACCTGAAATCTGCCGGAGGGATAATAATTGCTAAAACAAACATTCCGGAGTTGAATATGTGGACGGAATCTAGAAATAACTTGTACGGCCAAACAAATAATCCTTATGACACGACCAGAACTGTTGGGGGAAGTAGCGGAGGAGAAGGTGCGATAATTGCGTCATGTGGTGCGCCGATCTCTATTGCTAGCGATATTGGAGGATCGATAAGAATGCCGGCATTTTTCAACGGAGTATTTGGCCACAAGCCTTCGGAAG GTTTGACACCCATGAAGGGCGTTGGCCTCAGAGAAAACGAATATGACATATCGATGGTAGAAGCTGGCCCGATATGCAAAAAAGCCGTTGACCTGGATCCTCTGTTAAGAGTTCTCATTGGTGATAATATTTCCAAGCTTAAACTTGATCAACCTGTCGACTTGAAGACACTACAAATTTTCTATCAAGAAGAGTCAGGCGATATTAGATGCAGCAAAGTTAGTGGATCGCTGAGAAAAGCCATGAAAAACGCCGTAGATCATTTCAAAGGAATCACTGGTGCCGCCACTAAG GTCAAACTGCCCGGAACTGAATATAGTTACAGATTGTGGCGTTATTGGATGACAAAAGAAGTCGGAGAATTTAATCAGAACATAACAAATAAACAG TACCGTACCACTGCAAAAGCAGAGCTTGTGAATCTGTTGACATTCAGAAGTCAGCTAACCTTAGCGGCTATAATTAAGCTTATAGACAATGATTATTTACCCAAAGAAAAAGGCGAGTGGGCTGAAAAAACGACTGAGAATCTCAAAGTAGAGTTACTG AATAAGCTGGGTGATAACGGAGTGCTTTTCTATCCTTCCTCGCCACTTACGGCAGGTTATCATTACTCTGCATACTTTAAACCTTTCAACTTTGGTTATTGGTGTATTTTCAACGTTCTTAAGTTTCCCGCTTGCCAAGTGCCTCTTGGATTAGATAAAAATGGACTTCCCGTTGGAATTCAG GTTGTTGCTGCACCCTATCAAGATCATCTATGTCTCGCGGTTGCCAGAGAGTTGGAATCTGCCTTTGGAGGATGGGTCAATCCGTCCTAA
- the LOC124215724 gene encoding U3 small nucleolar RNA-associated protein 14 homolog A, producing MSDHEFEGGSDHEVSESHSKLLEAVTQLDKGQRVRKAERSEPSLEVSEFHLVQSGIGRGNAVHLRDLAKALGSRATHADISRKLRATQRKSRTLSKPLEKPAAARIKRSVGFENVKKELGKWDSIVSRNRTAEHLHFPLKQGGMRLETSNEFLKRFKIQSELEMELAALEPVKKKHDEERENEAPMSLEQIIERRQETARFRAQQSYREAKAHRQNKIKSKKFHRIERKQKTKQQLKEFEELQKTDPEAALAKLELLEKSRAQERMTLRHKSTGQWAKNKQIRAKYDKESRQDLAQQLSISRELTQKLRNNEVEEDDEDEEDTGVKPLTESEKENPWTNNIKNQSEIDQFISGYRKYWDAKNEEQKSKESKEVNGTNGLPETRSEVENTFEVPQIKDQPATLNPVEEIIVENPELMFDDGSEDESGNDSQDKEELVEKPLELMKEKRKDAETLATKSANKKRNKSPNKRKFNQRVEAAGTSLWIVTPSPGIEIDEIFDTVTANTIEKCSEKLNNMREALSRGVKRGEDERKKRSTKEYEPDLGFKNQKQRPIIDEQMVESAGRGDSAKNDERGELRKLAITRSTGVEAKPKEAEIDPNKFINVRPKYLKTQMPDVVTGGDEGLDDSEVDEAMDDERHNLISEAFADDDVVDEFRQEKSDEVKKSLPESLDLTLPGWGSWGGKNLQSVSSRKKRRFILKFPKDAPRRDENKGDVIIIEEKDPKIKEHQVNELPFPFTSVKDFEASIRAPIGRTFVPENAFKRLIEPNVKTRLGKIIEPMDEEALVSTKKMTKNKKTAPPQKRGKYSRNKRVNSKSRKPSG from the exons atgagCGATCACGAATTCGAGGGCGGAAGCGACCACGAGGTCTCCGAAAGTCATTCGAAGCTACTGGAAGCCGTTACACAGCTCGACAAGGGACAGAG GGTGAGAAAGGCCGAGAGAAGCGAGCCGAGTCTTGAGGTCTCGGAGTTTCACTTGGTGCAGAGCGGCATCGGTCGTGGAAATGCGGTTCACCTACGAGACCTCGCCAAGGCTCTGGGCAGTCGTGCGACCCATGCGGATATCAGCCGGAAGCTCAGAGCAACCCAGAGAAAGTCCAGGACGTTGTCAAAGCCGCTGGAGAAACCGGCCGCTGCCAGA aTAAAAAGGTCCGTTGGTTTtgagaatgtgaaaaaagagcTGGGAAAATGGGACAGCATTGTATCGAGAAATCGAACAGCCGAGCATCTCCACTTTCCTCTGAAACAGGGCGGCATGCGGCTAGAAACTTCCAACGAGTTTCTTAAGCGTTTCAAGATTCAGTCGGAACTGGAAATGGAACTGGCGGCACTAGAacctgttaaaaaaaaacacgatgaGGAACGGGAGAATGAGGCACCTATGAGTCTGGAACAGATTATAGAGAGGAGACAAGAGACGGCAAGGTTTAGAGCACAGCAG tcataCAGAGAGGCGAAGGCTCATCgccaaaataaaataaagagcaAGAAATTTCATCGTATTGAAAGAAAGCAGAAAACCAAACAGCAGCTTAAGGAATTTGAGGAGCTCCAAAAGACTGATCCAGAGGCTGCTTTAGCCAAACTTGAACTATTGGAGAAATCCAGGGCGCAGGAAAGGATGACTCTGAGGCATAAGAGCACCGGACAATGGGCCAAGAACAAGCAAATCAGAGCCAAATACGACAAAGAG AGTCGCCAGGACTTGGCTCAACAGCTCTCGATCAGCAGGGAGTTAACTCAGAAACTTAGAAATAATGAAGTTGAAGAGGATGACGAGGATGAGGAAGACACAGGCGTCAAACCTCTGACCGAAAGCGAGAAAGAGAATCCTTGGACAAACAACATTAAAAATCAATCGGAAATTGATCAGTTTATAAGTGGCTATAGAAAGTACTGGGACGCAAAGAATGAGGAACAAAAATCGAAGGAAAGTAAGGAAGTTAACGGCACAAATGGGCTGCCGGAAACACGGTCGGAAGTCGAAAATACTTTTGAAGTTCCACAGATCAAAGATCAGCCCGCGACGTTGAATCCGGTAGAGGAAATTATTGTAGAAAATCCGGAACTAATGTTTGACGATGGCTCTGAAGATGAATCAGGAAATGATAGTCAAG ATAAAGAAGAGCTGGTTGAAAAGCCATTAGAGCTAATgaaggaaaaacgaaaagatgCTGAAACTCTGGCGACAAAATctgcgaataaaaaaagaaacaaatcgCCCAACAAGAGAAAATTTAACCAAAGGGTTGAAGCAGCAGGTACTTCGCTTTGGATTGTGACCCCATCACCTGGTAtagaaattgatgaaatattcGATACCGTCACGGCTAATacgatcgaaaaatgtagtgaaaaattgaacaatatgAGAGAAGCCTTGTCTCGCGGTGTAAAACGAGGAGAAGACGAGCGAAAAAAGAGATCGACGAAAGAATACGAGCCAGATCTTGGTTTCAAGAATCAGAAACAGCGGCCGATAATCGACGAACAGATGGTAGAATCGGCAGGAAGAGGCGATTCTGCAAAGAATGACGAAAGGGGGGAGCTTCGGAAGCTGGCCATCACCAGAAGCACGGGAGTCGAGGCTAAACCTAAAGAGGCGGAAATAGATCCGAATAAGTTCATAAACGTAAGACCAAAATATCTTAAGACGCAAATGCCAGACGTGGTTACAGGCGGGGACGAGGGACTGGATGACAGCGAAGTAGACGAAGCGATGGATGACGAAAGGCATAATTTGATAAGCGAAGCGTTCGCGGACGACGATGTGGTGGACGAATTCAGACAGGAAAAAAGCGACGAGGTGAAGAAATCGCTACCCGAAAGTTTGGACCTCACTTTACCTGGTTGGGGTTCCTGGGGTGGGAAAAATCTGCAATCAGTATCGTCGCGGAAGAAGAGGAGATTCATACTCAAATTTCCCAAGGACGCCCCTCGCCGCGACGAAAATAAAGGAGATGTGATCATTATCGAGGAGAAGGATCCTAAGATAAAGGAGCATCAAGTGAACGAACTACCGTTTCCATTCACCAGTGTCAAGGACTTTGAAGCCAGCATTCGCGCACCCATAGGCAGAACTTTTGTACCAGAAAACGCGTTTAAAAGGTTAATCGAACCCAACGTAAAGACAAGGTTGGGTAAAATAATTGAACCTATGGACGAGGAGGCTTTGGTAAGTACAAAGAAAATGACTAAGAACAAGAAAACGGCGCCACCTCAGAAGAGAGGAAAATATTCGAGGAATAAGAGAGTCAACTCAAAATCGAGAAAACCGTCAGGTTAA